One region of Zingiber officinale cultivar Zhangliang chromosome 7B, Zo_v1.1, whole genome shotgun sequence genomic DNA includes:
- the LOC122004532 gene encoding zinc finger MYM-type protein 1-like, producing MLNVTQFLLKQGLSFRGHDESSNSLNRGNFLELLQWYSQRNKEVSKVVNQNAPGNNQMISPAIQKDLTRACASEITLSIIEDIGNNVFSLMVDESRDISVKEQMRVVLRYVNKRGQVIERFLAIVHVSDTSSRSFKDAIDALFVKHGLSLSRLRGQGYDGASNMRGEFNGLKSLILQENPYARYIHCFSHQLQLVIIAVAKSNLNANKVNTFCELNEIPVPDMKDNCLIGGRSRRRRQAIANLHYYRVEIFYQKLVRLCDLYPEDFSTNDCIVIEQQLQNFIHNIRQDPNFSRIEDLGSFAQKIIETLKNQVYPLVYRLIEMTLVLPVATTSVEREFSTMKTDLRNRMGDEWMNDSLVVYIEKDIFSTIENEQIL from the exons ATGTTGAATGTTACGCAATTTCTTTTGAAGCAGGGGTTGTCTTTCCGTGGACATGATGAGTCAAGTAATTCTTTAAATAGAGGAAACTTTCTTGAATTGCTTCAATGGTACAGTCAACGAAATAAGGAAGTTTCAAAGGTTGTTAATCAAAATGCTCCCGGAAACAATCAAATGATTTCTCCAGCAATTCAAAAAGACCTTACGCGTGCTTGTGCCTCTGAGATAACACTTTCTATAATCGAAGATATTGGAAACAATGTTTTCTCCTTAATGGTTGATGAATCTCGAGACATTTCAGTGAAGGAGCAAATGAGAGTTGTTTTGAGATATGTTAACAAAAGAGGACAGGTGATTGAACGATTCCTTGCAATTGTACATGTATCTGACACTAGCTCTCGTTCTTTCAAGGATGCTATCGATGCTTTATTTGTGAAACATGGATTATCATTATCTAGACTGAgaggtcaaggatatgatggagCTTCAAATATGCGGGGTGAATTCAATGGGTTGAAATCTCTCATTTTGCAAGAAAATCCATATGCAAGGTATATTCATTGTTTTTCTCACCAATTACAGTTAGTTATTATTGCTGTTGCCAAGAGTAATCTCAATGCAA ATAAAGTCAACACATTTTGTGAGTTGAATGAGATCCCAGTGCCGGATATGAAAGAcaattgtttgattggtggtcGTAGTAGACGTAGAAGGCAAGCCATCGCCAATTTACATTATTATCGTGTGGAGATTTTCTAtcag AAACTTGTTCGACTTTGTGATTTATATCCTGAGGACTTCTCAACAAATGATTGTATAGTTATTGAACAACAACTTCAGAATTTCATTCATAATATACGACAGGATCCAAATTTTTCTAGAATTGAAGATTTGGGGAGTTTTGCTCAGAAAATTATTGAAACTCTAAAAAATCAAGTTTATCCATTGGTTTATCGTCTGATTGAGATGACATTAGTTTTACCAGTTGCGACCACTTCTGTTGAAAGAGAATTTTCTACGatgaagactgatttacgtaacAGAATGGGAGACGAGTGGATGAATGACAGTCTAGTTGTATACATCGAGAAAGATATCTTTTCAACAATTGAAAATGAGCAAATATTGTAG